TTCCAGCGCTACGGCGACAACCCGTACAGCACCCCCATGTACGGTCACCCGCTCACGTACCAGGCCAAGGCCTCCGGCCTGGAGGTCGGCTATCCGACCACGCCCGCGATCGTCGGCGACGGCCGCCAGTACGAGTACGCCCACAAAGCCGACCTCACCGTCGGGCTCTCCGGCCTGAACTCGCCCGACACCAAGGCCGACGCCTGGTCCGACTGGACCGTCACGCCCTACTGGGCCGACGCGTCGCGCACCTTCCGGGCCACCATCGGCCACGGGATGCCCTTCGTGTACGCCAAGGGCTCCGGCGGCGACGCCCGCATCACGACCGCCTCCGCGCCCACGGTCTTCTCCGACCAGGGCAACGTCCTCGGCATCACCGTCGCCGGGCACCACTACGCGCTCTTCGCGCCGACCGGCAGCGACTGGAACATCTCCGGTTCCACGATCACCGCCGGGCTCGGTTCCAAGGACTACTTCTCGCTCGCCGTGCTGCCCTCCACGGACGCGCTCGCCACCTACCGGAAGTACGCCTTCAGTTTCGTCACCGGATCCCAGGTGGCCTGGCAGACCACCGGCGGCAACGTACGGGCCACCTACAGCCTGACCACCGAGGCCAAGGAGGGCACCGAGCGCGGCACGCTCCAGGCCCTCTACCGCCACCAGTGGCTGCACACCTCCGACGCGCTGACCCCGTACACGTACGTGTCGCCGCGCGGCACGATGAAGGTGCGCGAGTCCGCCGCCTTCACCACCAGTCAGAAGAACAACGGCGTCGTGCCGGCTCTGCCCGCCTCCAGCGGTGTCGACAAGGCCCGGCTGACCGGCTACCTCAACGAGGTCGCGAACGCCGCCGACCCGTTCTCCGGAGCCACCGACACCTACTGGACCGGCAAGGCGCTCGGCCGGCTCGCCCAGCTGGTGCCCGTCGCCGACCAGATCGGCGCGACCGCCACCCGCGACAAGCTCCTCGGCCTGATGAAGGGCCGGCTCCAGGAGTGGTTCACGGCGGGCGGGGCCAGTGAGTTCAGCTACGACAAGGACTGGAAGACCCTCACCGGCTACCCGGCCTCGTACGGCAGCGACACCGAGCTCAACGACCACCACTTCCACTACAGCTACTACGTCTACGCGGCGGCGATCGTCGCCCAGTACGACCAGGCGTGGGCGGCCGACTCGGCCTGGGGCACGATGATCAAGCACCTGATCCGTGACACCGCCAACCCCAGCCGCACCGACTCCGCCTATCCCTTCCTGCGCGGCTTCGACGTGTACGCGGGCCACAGCTGGGCCTCCGGCCACCAGGGCTTCGCGGCGGGCAACAACCAGGAGTCGTCCTCGGAGTCCATCAACCTCAGCGCGGGACTGGTGCTCTGGGGCTCGGCCACCGGCGACAACAACCTCCGCGACCTCGGCAGCTACCTGCTGACGACGGAGTCCGAGGCGATCACCCAGTACTGGTTCGACGCCTCGCAGCAGGTCTTCCCCGCGTCCTTCGGCCACGACACGGTGGGCATGGTCTGGGGCAGCGGCGGCGCGTACTCCACCTGGTGGACCGCCAACCCGGAGGAGATCCACGGCATCAACGTCCTTCCGGTGACCGGCGGTTCGCTCCACCTCGCCCGCGAGAAGGCCGCCATCAAGCGGAACATCGCCGAGATGGAGCGCGAGAACGGCGGACCCGCCCAGGAGTGGCGCGACCTGCTCTGGGAGTTCGAGTCACTGTCCGACCCGGCGTCCGCGAAGGCGAAGTGGGACGGGGTGAACGGGAACTACACCCCCGAGCAGGGCGAGTCCAAGGCACACACCTACCACTGGATCAACACCCTCGCGGCGGTGGGCGCCCCCGACATGACGGTCAGCGGAGACATCCCGACCTCCGCCGTCTTCTCGAAGAACGGGACCCGCACCTACACCGCGCACAACCACGGCTCCACCGCCCGTACCGTGACCTTCTCCGACGGCAAGACCCTGTCCGTGCCCGCCCGTTCGACGGCCACGAGCACCGGGCCCGGTGGCACCGGCCCCGACCCGGAGGAGCCCGGGGAGCCCGGCACCGGCAACACCTTCCGCCTCAAGACCGGCGGCGTCCTCACCACCGCCACCACCGACCCGGCGGGCGCGGACACCATCGCCTCGGCCGACGGCGTCAACCGGGACGGCACCCCGTACCGCCCGACCGTCTACGAGGTGAAGAAGGTCAACGGCAAGGTCACCGCCGGGGCCGCCACCGCGTTCCGCCTCCGGGTGGACGCGGGCACGAAGGTCGGGCTCGCCCCGCAGGTCCGGGTCAGCTACGACCTGACCGGCGACGGCACCTTCGACCGAGCCGAGACCTTCCGCTACTTCGCGACCGACCCGGTGGGCGGCTGGGAGGAGTACACGCAGGCGGCGGGCGTCCAGGCGGCCACCGGCAGCCTGGGCGAGCTGAAGAACGGCACGGTCCGGCTGGAGATCTGGAACGCGCTCGGCAACGGCACGTCCCAGGTGCAGACCGGTACGGACGCGGCGGTGCTGCGGATTCCGTACCAGTGACCGCGGCCGGCCACCGGGCGGCCGACGGCCGGTGGACGGTGATCCGTACCGGCCGGCCCCTGGGGGACGGCCGGTACGGGTGACACAGGACGCGGCGGGTCTCCGGCTCCTCGGGCGGAGGCCCGCCGCCCGCATGCCCGGGGCGGCCCGGCTTCAGGCGGAGGCCCGCCGTACCAGTGTGGTCGGCGTGATCACCGACTCCGGGACGTCGCCGCTGCCCGTACGCTCCCGGTCCAGGGCGCGCAGCAGCAGGCGGGCCATCAGCCGCCCCTGCCCCTCGATCTCCTGGCCGACGGTCGTCAGCGGCGGATCCGTCTCCGAGGCCACCGAGTCCATGTCGTCGAAGCCCACCAGCGCCACCTGCTCCGGCACGGAGATCCCCCGCTCGCGCAGGACCCGCAGCGCGCCCGAGGCCATCAGGTCGTTGGCGACGAACACCGCGTCCAGGTCGGGTCGCCGGTCCAGCAGTTCCGCCATCGCCCGGGCCCCGCTCTCCACGGTGAACGCCCCGTCCGCGACGAGCGTCGGGTCCACGTCCAGCAGCACGTCCCGGTAGCCGTCCAGCCGGTCCATCGCGGAGGTCTGGTCGGCGGGCCCGGCGATGTGCGCGATACGCCGGCGCCCCAGGTCCCGCAGATACTGCACGGCCAGCCGCGCCCCGCCCCGGTTGTCCGCGTCGACGTACGGAACGGCCTGGTCGCCCGGGTCGGCGGTCCAGCTCGGCCGCCCGCCGTACACCGCCGGAATGCCCGCCCGCCGGGTGATGGCGGGCACCGGGTCGTCGGTGTGCAGCGAGAAGGCGAGCGCCCCGTCGACATGGCCGCCGGAGAGGTACCGGGCGATCCGGTCGAAGTCCCCGGGCCCCTCCACCAGCAGCAGGACGAGCTGGGTGTCGTGGGCGGTGAGCTCCTTGCTGATCCCCCGGATCTGCTGGGAGAAGAAGGGGTCCGAGAAGAACCGGGTCTCCGGCTCCGCGATGACCACGGCCACCGCTCCGGTGCGCCGCGTGACGAGGGTCCGCGCCGCGTGGTTCGGGATGTAACCCAGCTCCTCGACGGCTTTGAGCACCTTGTCCACGAGCGGCTTGCGGACACCGTCGCCCCCGTTGACGACCCGCGAGGCGGTGGCCCGCGACACCCCCGCGCGTGCCGCGACGGCTTCCAGGGTGGGCCGGGACCCGGGGGACTGCTCGGGCAAGGCGGTCGCTCCTTGTCGACGGGGCGGCGACACGCGGGCTGGTGCGTGCGTCTGCGGGTGCGTCTGCGGCCCGTGTGGACGGGTGCGTGGCGCGGGCTCGGTGTCGCCGCCGGATCGTCTACAGCCTAGCGCCGGGCGCCGACAGCGTTGAGAGCGCTCCCAGGAGCGGCTGTCGTTAGGCTGCTGCGATGACCGGTGACGAGGCGGTACGTGAGGGAGTACGGGCAGGGGCACGGGCGGCACGCCGCCTGGTGGAGCTGGGCGGGTGCGAGCTGCGACCCGGTCTGAGCGATGCGGAGTTCGACCGGATCGAGGCGGAGTACGGCATCGCGTTCGCCCCCGACCACCGCGGTTTCCTGGCGGCCGGGCTGCCGGTGGACCGGGCGGCGCCGCGGGAGGAGGGCGAGTCCCCGCGGAACCCGTGGCCGAACTGGCGGGACGGCGACCCCGAGCTGATCCGGGAGCGGCTGGGGTGGCCGGTGGAGGGGCTTCTGTTCTCGGTGGAGCACGGCTGGTGGCTGCCCGGCGGACGGTGGGGGCCGCGCCCGGCGGACCCGGCGGAGGCCGTCGCGGCGGCACGGGCCGCGCTCTCCTCCGTGCCGACACTGATCCCGCTCTACTCGCACCGGTATCTGGCGTCGGAGGCGGGCGCGGAGACGGGTGCTCATGGGCGGCCGGTGCTCTCCGTCGTCGGTGCGGACACCATCCACTACGGGCGGGACCTCGCGGAGTGGGTGGAGCGGGAGTTCGGGGACCCGGGCCCGGGGGAGCGGTGGCGGGAGCCTGCCGCCGGGGACCGGGTGCCGTTCTGGTCGGGCCTGGCGGGATGAGGGCTCACGCGTGAGACGGCGGGGCCGACCCCTCCTCGGGGTCGGGCCCGCCGCCGTTCGGGGGCGTACGCCGGTCGCCGTCACATGACGCGGTACGCCATGTAGTGCGCGGACAACTGCTCGTGGTAGGCCGGGTCCTCGGTCTGCTGGTGACGGTCGAACTCCGGGGAGTCCTTGACCTGCTCCTTGGTGAGGTCGACGTAGACCTTCCGGTCCTCCGCGTCGATGCGCTTCACCGTGCCCGCGGGCAGCAGGACGTGCTTGCCGAAGATCCAGACCCCGGTGTCGACGAGCAGATAGGCCGAGCCCACCTCGTCGGAATGCTTGTCGACCTTTCCGATACTGCCGTCGGTCGCCTCGACCGAATAGCCGGTGAGATCGATGCCCGCGGTGTGACCGCTCGACGGCTGGTAGCCCCAGAGGGAGTCGCTCATTGTGGCTCCTTTCGCGAAGGTCGCCTGGCTCGTTCTTGTGGCGTTCTTACGGCGGATCATCGATGCATGGCCGCTGTTTCCGCTGGACTTCGTGTGCCCGGGGAGGGGCGGCCTACACCCGGTGCGACCACCGGTACCACCGGCCCCGTCGGCCGCCTCTGGCGGCGGGGCGGACGCAGAACCCACGTGCGGCTGCCGACGGGGGAGTTCCCGGGCGCTTCGTGATCCGTCGAGCGGCTACGGACGGGTGACCACCTTGATGTTGAAGGTGTGGGAGTCCACCCCGCCCGCGATCCCCATGAACAGGAACGCGAAGTGCTCCTGTCCGCGCGCGGTCGTGATGCCGCCGATGTCCAGCTGGGAGGAGGCCGGCCAGCCGAGGTCCGTGAGCAGCCGGCCCGTGGTGGCCTTGGCCCCGGGGTCGTCGCCGGAGAGGAAGACCGTGCCCGGCTCGGTGAGCTCGCCCGGGGCGGCCATCGTGGTCGAGTCCATCGTGCAGAGCGTCTTGACGACGGGGGTCAGGGGGAACGCCTCCTGGATCAGTTCGCCCAGGCTGCTGTTGGGGTGGGTGAGGGCGCTGAAGTCGTCGGAGAGGCCGACCCCGACGTCGATCAGCAGGGTGCCGGCCAGCGCCGGGGCCCCGATCGAGCGGAGCAGGTCCACCGAGACGCCGCCGGGCGTCGCGTTGACCAGGACCTCCGCGTGTGCTGCCGTCTCGTCGAGGCCCGCGACGGGCAGGCCGAGATCGGTCCGTTCCTTCGGATGACGCGATCCGAGGAGGACGTCGTGCCCCGCGGCGCGCCAGCCGGTGGCCAGGGCGCGGGCGACATTTCCGGTGCCGAGCAGTCCGATGCGCATGAGGACGACGCTAGGCGGCGGGGCGCGGCGGGCGGATCGGTCCGGAGACCGGTGTGGGGCGGCCCTTGAGGCGTAGTCCGCAGGACGCGGTGCGCGGTCCGTGGGACGTGGTCCGTAGAACGTGTCGGCAGGACGCGGCCGGGGCGCCGCCCACAGAGGTGGGTCGGCGCCCCGGCCGCGCGCGAGCCGGAGGTCAGACCCCCGCCGGGGCCTTCGCCGGGGAACCCGGGTCCGTGTTGCCGGAGTCCGGGCCGCCCGGGGTGGGGGGCGTGGTCGCCGGGGGCGTGCCGCCCGTGGCGGCGATCGTGGACGCGGTCGGTTCCTGGGAGACGTCGAACTCGGCCAGCAGGTCCTTGCTGAAGCCGAAGAAGTACGTCGTCAGGAAGCCGGCGACGTAGCCCACCAGCAGGCCGCCCGCGTAGATCGCGATCGTCGAGCCCAGGCCGTGGTTGCCGTCCAGGAGCGGGAACAGGGCCCAGCCGGACGGGCCGATGGCCGTCGAGCCCACCGTGTCGCCGAGCTGGTTGAACAGGCCGACGAAGCCGCCTCCGAACGCCCCGCCCACGCACGCCGTGACGAACGGGCGGCCCAGCGGGAGCGAGACGCCGTAGATCAGGGGTTCGCCGACGCCCAGCAGGCCCGCCGGGAGCGCCGACCTGATCGTGCGGCGGATCGACTCGTTGCGGGGGAGGCGGAAGTAGACCGCCATCGCCGCGCCGACCTGGCCCGCCCCGGCCATCGCCAGGATCGGCAGCAGGACCGTGTAGCCCTGCTGCTCGATGAGGGTCGTGTGGATCGGGATCAGCGCCTGGTGCAGGCCCAGCATGACCAGGGGCAGGAACAGGCCGCCGAGTACGAAGCCCGCGCCCGCGCCGCCGTTGGAGAGCAGCCAGTCGGCGAACGTACCGATCGCGGAGGAGATCTCCCCGGCCACGTACATCAGGCCGAAGATCGTGGCCAGCCCGGAGATCAGGACCGTCAGGGTCGGGGTGACCAGGACGTCCAGCGCCTCCGGCACCCACCGGCGGCACCACTTCTCCACGTACACCGCGAGCACCGCCGCGCCCAGCGCACCGAGCACACCGCCCTGGCCCGACGAGAGCGTCTGGCCGAAGGCGTCGATGTTCGCGACGCCCGGGAAGACGATGATCGCCGCCACCGCACCGCCCAGGATCGGCGTCCCGCCGAACTCCTTCGCCGTGTTGTAGCCCACGAACACCGCGATCAGC
This sequence is a window from Streptomyces parvus. Protein-coding genes within it:
- a CDS encoding glycosyl hydrolase; amino-acid sequence: MIEVLLVLTSLSGLVSRVTPRPAAATLLAIAVAAVGLGPAASPAAAATIPAGAGSYTDSRPAGTQGPTTNTGAPVTPKLTSAVRDKPVPTNDWWSSLAFQRYGDNPYSTPMYGHPLTYQAKASGLEVGYPTTPAIVGDGRQYEYAHKADLTVGLSGLNSPDTKADAWSDWTVTPYWADASRTFRATIGHGMPFVYAKGSGGDARITTASAPTVFSDQGNVLGITVAGHHYALFAPTGSDWNISGSTITAGLGSKDYFSLAVLPSTDALATYRKYAFSFVTGSQVAWQTTGGNVRATYSLTTEAKEGTERGTLQALYRHQWLHTSDALTPYTYVSPRGTMKVRESAAFTTSQKNNGVVPALPASSGVDKARLTGYLNEVANAADPFSGATDTYWTGKALGRLAQLVPVADQIGATATRDKLLGLMKGRLQEWFTAGGASEFSYDKDWKTLTGYPASYGSDTELNDHHFHYSYYVYAAAIVAQYDQAWAADSAWGTMIKHLIRDTANPSRTDSAYPFLRGFDVYAGHSWASGHQGFAAGNNQESSSESINLSAGLVLWGSATGDNNLRDLGSYLLTTESEAITQYWFDASQQVFPASFGHDTVGMVWGSGGAYSTWWTANPEEIHGINVLPVTGGSLHLAREKAAIKRNIAEMERENGGPAQEWRDLLWEFESLSDPASAKAKWDGVNGNYTPEQGESKAHTYHWINTLAAVGAPDMTVSGDIPTSAVFSKNGTRTYTAHNHGSTARTVTFSDGKTLSVPARSTATSTGPGGTGPDPEEPGEPGTGNTFRLKTGGVLTTATTDPAGADTIASADGVNRDGTPYRPTVYEVKKVNGKVTAGAATAFRLRVDAGTKVGLAPQVRVSYDLTGDGTFDRAETFRYFATDPVGGWEEYTQAAGVQAATGSLGELKNGTVRLEIWNALGNGTSQVQTGTDAAVLRIPYQ
- a CDS encoding LacI family DNA-binding transcriptional regulator; its protein translation is MPEQSPGSRPTLEAVAARAGVSRATASRVVNGGDGVRKPLVDKVLKAVEELGYIPNHAARTLVTRRTGAVAVVIAEPETRFFSDPFFSQQIRGISKELTAHDTQLVLLLVEGPGDFDRIARYLSGGHVDGALAFSLHTDDPVPAITRRAGIPAVYGGRPSWTADPGDQAVPYVDADNRGGARLAVQYLRDLGRRRIAHIAGPADQTSAMDRLDGYRDVLLDVDPTLVADGAFTVESGARAMAELLDRRPDLDAVFVANDLMASGALRVLRERGISVPEQVALVGFDDMDSVASETDPPLTTVGQEIEGQGRLMARLLLRALDRERTGSGDVPESVITPTTLVRRASA
- a CDS encoding PRC-barrel domain-containing protein, which produces MSDSLWGYQPSSGHTAGIDLTGYSVEATDGSIGKVDKHSDEVGSAYLLVDTGVWIFGKHVLLPAGTVKRIDAEDRKVYVDLTKEQVKDSPEFDRHQQTEDPAYHEQLSAHYMAYRVM
- a CDS encoding NADPH-dependent F420 reductase — encoded protein: MRIGLLGTGNVARALATGWRAAGHDVLLGSRHPKERTDLGLPVAGLDETAAHAEVLVNATPGGVSVDLLRSIGAPALAGTLLIDVGVGLSDDFSALTHPNSSLGELIQEAFPLTPVVKTLCTMDSTTMAAPGELTEPGTVFLSGDDPGAKATTGRLLTDLGWPASSQLDIGGITTARGQEHFAFLFMGIAGGVDSHTFNIKVVTRP
- a CDS encoding PTS transporter subunit EIIC, which translates into the protein MATEDKNRATAAAILPLVGGAANVASIAHCMTRLRLGLHDRSLVDDEALKALPAVMGVVEDDTYQIVLGPGTVARVTPEFEQLVEEERESAPAPEPGGPAAVSSDDLAAQGAAIKAQQKAKNATPFKLFLRKIANIFVPLIPALIGCGIIAGLNGLLVNLEWLPAVTPALAAMASGFMALIAVFVGYNTAKEFGGTPILGGAVAAIIVFPGVANIDAFGQTLSSGQGGVLGALGAAVLAVYVEKWCRRWVPEALDVLVTPTLTVLISGLATIFGLMYVAGEISSAIGTFADWLLSNGGAGAGFVLGGLFLPLVMLGLHQALIPIHTTLIEQQGYTVLLPILAMAGAGQVGAAMAVYFRLPRNESIRRTIRSALPAGLLGVGEPLIYGVSLPLGRPFVTACVGGAFGGGFVGLFNQLGDTVGSTAIGPSGWALFPLLDGNHGLGSTIAIYAGGLLVGYVAGFLTTYFFGFSKDLLAEFDVSQEPTASTIAATGGTPPATTPPTPGGPDSGNTDPGSPAKAPAGV